The Naumovozyma castellii chromosome 4, complete genome genome contains a region encoding:
- the POL31 gene encoding DNA-directed DNA polymerase delta subunit POL31 (ancestral locus Anc_5.175), whose amino-acid sequence MDSLLQKFNETRDDDPETIERITINEKYDAKNRFALDYKDRDYSSQFYHMYKYRLVTFKERVNRECLKRWDNGFELKGNPVVKKEKVLDIQGNQPCWCIGTIYCEMKYKPNILEEVVNDTYGAPDLVKSYMDPEGADEIMLEDESGRVLLVGDFIKSTPFITGTVVGVLGMEADAGTFQVLDICYPAAIPQKPLSLPTDKKNHGKIALVSGLNIKPTSPENSLRVQLLQEFLMGRLNSNISSDLSNIGKLIICGNSMDFNVKSDSPGSLTNSLEEFGKFLGNTLQSISIALMPGAGDPSDRSLPQQPLHKALFKEALRPYFDKMNNEILNLVTNPYQFNINGIELLAIAGQNINDIHKYVISSQDLDSNSEVEKTDLEHRLDLMECTLKWQNIAPTAPDTLWAYPYKDFDPFVLDEWPHVYVVGNQPEFGTRDVTLNGGTKIKIISIPEFSSTGGIVLLDLNTLETELVQIEL is encoded by the coding sequence ATGGACTCCTTACTccaaaaattcaatgaaacCAGAGATGACGATCCAGAGACAATCGAGAGAATCACGATAAATGAGAAATATGATGCCAAGAATCGTTTCGCATTAGATTATAAAGATAGAGATTACAGTTCTCAATTTTATCACATGTACAAGTATCGTCTTGTAACTTTTAAAGAACGTGTTAATAGGGAATGTCTTAAGAGATGGGATAATGGATTTGAATTGAAGGGGAACCCCGTAgtaaagaaggaaaaagtTTTAGATATTCAAGGAAATCAACCATGTTGGTGTATAGGGACCATTTATTGCGAAATGAAATATAAACCAAATATATTAGAGGAAGTTGTTAATGATACATATGGTGCTCCTGATTTAGTCAAGAGTTATATGGATCCAGAGGGAGCTGATGAGATTATGttagaagatgaaagtGGGAGAGTGTTACTAGTGGGagattttattaaatcCACTCCATTTATTACTGGCACTGTGGTAGGAGTTTTGGGAATGGAGGCTGATGCAGGTACATTTCAAGTATTAGATATATGTTATCCCGCAGCAATCCCACAAAAGCCATTGAGTTTGCCTACCGATAAGAAGAACCATGGCAAGATTGCCTTAGTCTCGGGGTTGAATATTAAACCTACATCTCCAGAAAACTCTTTGCGAGTACAATTATTACAAGAATTCCTTATGGGACGACTAAATTCCAATATTAGCTCCGATCTTTCCAACATTgggaaattgataatttgtGGAAACTCAATGGATTTTAATGTTAAAAGTGACTCACCTGGTTCCTTAACAAACagtttggaagaatttggtAAGTTTCTAGGTAATACTTTGCAAAGTATATCGATTGCTTTAATGCCAGGAGCCGGTGATCCAAGTGATAGATCTTTACCACAACAACCATTACATAAGGCATTGTTTAAGGAAGCACTAAGACCGTATTTTGATAAGATGAATAATgagattttgaatttagtGACAAATCCGtatcaatttaatattaacGGCATTGAACTTTTAGCAATTGCGGgtcaaaatattaatgatattCATAAATATGTTATTTCAAGCCAAGATCTTGATTCTAATTCTGAAGTTGAAAAGACTGATCTTGAGCATAGATTAGATCTGATGGAATGTACTTTGAAATGGCAAAATATTGCACCAACGGCCCCAGATACATTATGGGCTTATCCATATAAAGATTTTGATCCATTTGTACTAGATGAATGGCCGCATGTATATGTTGTTGGTAATCAACCTGAATTTGGTACCAGAGACGTTACTTTGAATGGCGGCACAAAgatcaaaattatttccaTTCCAGAATTTAGCTCAACAGGAGGCATTGTACTATTAGATCTGAATACTTTAGAAACAGAGCTGGTACAAATAGAACTTTAA
- the NCAS0D01990 gene encoding Hsp20/alpha crystallin family protein — MSNFPFFNLLDALNEEAENMRRSMEDPLFVNQQEFQDRGRSRRRLPPSTGDTALTRPRRSSLDDLDNWYNNDLSLLPMNMPLGGAPMTVPIDILDHDKNYEVKVSIPGVEDRKLIHLDYLKDKNQFVITGEIPSVVTNETRGNVKVMERACGKFRRAISLPESPGIDVEHCKADYSNGILNVRIPKLKPKKSDKDKVRTIEISSNESK; from the coding sequence ATGTCTAATTTTccctttttcaatttattagatGCATTGAATGAGGAAGCTGAAAACATGAGGAGATCCATGGAAGATCCCTTGTTTGTCAATCAAcaagaatttcaagatagaggaagatcaagaagaaggttACCACCATCCACTGGTGACACTGCCCTTACCAGACCAAGACGATCTTCTTTAGACGATCTTGATAATTGGTATAATAACGATCTTTCTCTTTTACCGATGAATATGCCACTTGGGGGTGCACCAATGACTGTTCCAATCGATATATTAGATCATGATAAGAATTATGAAGTTAAAGTGTCCATTCCTGGAGTTGAAGACAGGAAACTAATTCACTTAGATTATTTAAAGGATAAGAATCAGTTTGTCATTACTGGTGAAATTCCTTCGGTGGTTACAAATGAGACAAGAGGGAATGTAAAAGTTATGGAACGTGCCTGTGGTAAATTTAGAAGAGCAATTTCTTTACCTGAGAGCCCCGGAATTGATGTTGAGCACTGTAAAGCAGATTATTCTAATGGGATTTTAAATGTACGCATTCCCAAACTTAAACCCAAAAAGAGTGATAAAGATAAAGTGCGTactattgaaatttcttcaaatgagTCAAAGTAA
- the RNR2 gene encoding ribonucleotide-diphosphate reductase subunit RNR2 (ancestral locus Anc_5.179), giving the protein MAKETPSKAAAEALSDLEIKDSQANLTSKLQTVPEDLEAQKLAVDERLSAAAASHKQFLYSHRIQRHKLKETEQQEPLLNADEDRHTLFPIKYHEIWQAYKRAEASFWTAEEIDLSKDLHDWNNRMNPNERFFISRVLAFFAASDGIVNENLVENFSAEVQVPEARAFYGFQIMIENIHSETYSLLIDTYIKDPKESEFLFNAIETIPQIKEKAEWALRWINDAEALFAERLVAFAAIEGIFFSGSFASIFWLKKRGLMPGLTFSNELICRDEGLHTDFACLLFAHLKHKVDPSTVERIIVEAVEIEKRYFLDALPVALLGMNADLMNQYVEFVADRLLVAFGNEKYYKVENPFDFMENISLAGKTNFFEKRVSDYQKAGVMAKAQDNEAGAFAFNEDF; this is encoded by the coding sequence ATGGCTAAGGAAACTCCATCAAAGGCTGCTGCTGAAGCTCTATCTGACTTGGAAATCAAGGATTCCCAAGCAAACTTAACTTCTAAATTACAAACTGTCCCAGAAGATTTGGAAGCTCAAAAATTAGCCGTCGATGAAAGATTAAGTGCCGCTGCTGCATCTCACAAGCAATTCTTATATTCTCATAGAATTCAACGTCATAAATTGAAGGAAACCGAACAACAAGAACCTTTGTTGAACGCAGATGAAGACAGACACACTCTATTCCCAATCAAGTACCATGAAATCTGGCAAGCTTACAAGAGAGCTGAAGCTTCTTTCTGGACCGCTGAAGAAATCGATTTGTCCAAGGATTTGCATGACTGGAACAACAGAATGAATCCAAATGAAAGATTCTTTATTTCAAGAGTCTTGGCCTTCTTCGCCGCTTCTGATGGTATCGTTAACGAAAACTTGGTCGAAAACTTCTCCGCTGAAGTGCAAGTCCCAGAAGCTAGAGCTTTCTACGGGTTCCAAATCATGATTGAAAACATTCATTCTGAAACTTACTCTCTATTGATTGATACTTATATTAAGGATCCAAAGGAAAGTGAATTCCTTTTCAACGCCATTGAAACCATTCCACAAATTAAGGAAAAGGCTGAATGGGCTTTAAGATGGATCAATGATGCTGAAGCTTTATTCGCTGAAAGATTAGTCGCATTTGCTGCCATTGAAggtattttcttctctgGTTCCTTCGCTTCCATTTTCTggttgaagaagagaggTTTAATGCCAGGTTTGACTTTCTCCAATGAATTGATTTGTAGAGATGAAGGTTTACATACTGATTTCGCTTGTTTGTTATTCGCTCACTTGAAACATAAGGTTGATCCATCCACCGTGGAAAGAATCATTGTTGAAGCCgtggaaattgaaaagagatATTTCTTGGATGCCTTACCAGTTGCTCTATTGGGTATGAATGCTGATTTGATGAATCAATACGTTGAATTCGTCGCTGATAGATTATTAGTCGCCTTTGGTAACGAAAAATACTACAAGGTGGAAAATCCATTCGATTTcatggaaaatatttcattggCTGGTAAGaccaatttctttgaaaagagaGTCTCTGATTACCAAAAGGCTGGTGTTATGGCTAAGGCTCAAGATAATGAAGCTGGTGCCTTTGCCTTCAATGAAGATTTCTAA
- the HRD1 gene encoding E3 ubiquitin-protein ligase HRD1 (ancestral locus Anc_6.45), which produces MLQTRRSQLIAFTAIIYVLTISCIINSAIKSTSFLHLSLKLNQGFNVMIITIFILLNALLLWKFLNFLLFKELRLIEQEHIMERLPFTIINFIFISTMFNEKFFITMAFYGFILLYMKIFYWILKDRLEFLIQSNTNYSVSRFIFSKFYLNLIILSTINLQLIKTCIPLNYEFLKKLYLNSTSILQSLINYSSPSSTHASNFNLGVNPIYLMLAMEFAILLINFINLFLHSILSLYEIYKSNQYDQLNAIIEDIEDENDDDDDTPADFNGLENKFIYEKIIDLFTRSLMTMIHISLALPLNLPMIVLKDIIWDLISLYQNCKILFQILKNNKNLDSKLPDMIPEDLQDSDNVCIVCMDDLLSEEHKKKKAKRLPCGHFLHLSCLKNWMERSQTCPICRLPVFDESGNVKESERPATAADADVDVDVAAAQPPSTSSSPSIPHSPIQETLEPEEASIDNNTWYSFPITHINKDKSVISFELRDDKESSETVQLIRETKTENVIIPDDHIHT; this is translated from the coding sequence ATGCTCCAGACAAGAAGAAGTCAACTCATCGCATTCACAGCAATAATATATGTATTGACAATATCATGTATTATAAATTCCGCAATAAAGAGTACCTCTTTCTTAcatctttcattaaaattaaatcaagGGTTTAACGTTATGATAATAACCATTTTCATCCTATTAAACGCATTATTACTTTGGAAGTTCTTAAATTTCCTTCtgtttaaagaattaagaCTCATTGAACAAGAACATATAATGGAAAGATTACCCTTTACAATTATaaatttcatattcattTCCACAAtgtttaatgaaaaattctttattacAATGGCCTTTTATGGGTTTATCCTACTATACATGAAAATCTTCTATTGGATTTTAAAGGATAGATTGGAGTTCCTAATTCAATCAAATACAAATTATTCAGTTTCAAGAtttatcttttccaaattttatcttaatttaataatattgtcCACAATCAATTtacaattaattaaaacTTGTATCCCATTGAATTATgaatttttaaagaaattatacTTAAATTCCACTTCCATTTTACAaagtttaataaattattccTCCCCCTCATCAACACACGCTTCAAATTTTAATCTGGGGGTAAATCCAATTTATCTAATGTTAGCGATGGAATTTGCCATCCttttaatcaatttcattaaccTATTCCTTCATTCAATATTGTCATTATatgaaatttataaatCAAACCAATATGATCAATTAAATGCAATCATTGAAGACATTGAAGAcgaaaatgatgatgatgatgacacACCAGCAGATTTCAACggtttggaaaataaattcatttacGAAAAGATAATCGATCTGTTCACAAGATCATTAATGACTATGATCCACATTTCTTTAGCATTGCCATTGAATTTACCCATGATTGTCCTCAAAGATATAATATGGGatttaatatcattatatcaaaattgtaaaatattattccaaattttgaaaaataacaagAATTTAGATTCAAAATTACCAGATATGATCCCTGAAGATCTTCAAGATTCAGATAACGTTTGTATCGTATGCATGGATGATTTGTTATCCGAAGAAcacaagaagaaaaaggcAAAGAGACTACCTTGTGGTCATTTCTTACATTTATcatgtttgaaaaattggatgGAAAGATCACAAACTTGTCCTATCTGTAGACTACCTGTATTTGATGAATCTGGGAACGTTAAAGAGTCAGAACGTCCTGCAACAGCTGCTGATGCTGatgttgatgttgatgtTGCCGCTGCTCAACCTCCATCcacatcttcttcaccttcCATTCCTCACTCACCTATCCAAGAGACACTTGAACCTGAAGAAGCATCCATCGATAACAACACCTGGTACTCTTTCCCCATTACACACATCAATAAAGATAAGAGTGTCATTTCATTCGAATTGAGGGACGACAAGGAAAGTTCAGAGACGGTTCAATTAATAAGAGAGACCAAGACTGAAAATGTCATAATACCAGATGATCATATACATACATAA
- the HTZ1 gene encoding histone H2AZ (ancestral locus Anc_6.43): MSGKVHGGKGKSSGDAAGLRAQSSSAKAGLQFPVGRIKRYLKRNASGKVRVGSKAAIYLTAVLEYLTAEVLELAGNAAKDLKVKRITPRHLQLAIRGDDELDSLIRATIASGGVLPHINKALLLKVEQKKK, encoded by the coding sequence ATGTCCGGAAAAGTACACGGTGGGAAAGGGAAATCCAGCGGAGACGCTGCTGGACTAAGAGCTCAGTCCTCTTCCGCAAAGGCAGGGCTGCAATTCCCCGTCGGGAGAATCAAACGttatttgaagagaaaCGCATCAGGGAAAGTAAGAGTCGGGTCTAAAGCCGCCATCTATTTGACCGCTGTGCTGGAGTATTTGACCGCAGAAGTCCTGGAATTGGCAGGTAATGCAGCAAAGGATTTGAAAGTAAAGAGAATTACTCCAAGACATCTACAATTGGCTATTAGAGGGGATGACGAATTGGATTCATTGATTAGAGCTACCATCGCTTCAGGTGGTGTTTTGCCTCATATAAATAAAGCTCTCCTATTGAAAGTggaacaaaagaagaaataa
- the PLB3 gene encoding lysophospholipase (ancestral locus Anc_6.42): MILIPLYCFVYIIVSLSHTAYAWAPSNSYAPSYMDCKQALGSAFNEDFSLIREADSISHNESLWLQKRMQNTREPLLQFLNRSLTSLNTSSSFDTAALLSSLMGSDSASQPKIGIAVSGGGYRSMLTGAGILAAMDNRTRGAQHHGLGGLLQSTTYLSGASGGNWLVGTLAYNNWTSVQSIIDNFNESDSIWDLSESIVSPGGKNIFKSARRWDHISDALQDKQKAGFDTSLADVWGRALSYKFFPSLYRGGVAYTWSSLRDSPVFTEGQMPFPISVADGRYPGSKVLNLNATVFEFNPFEMGSWDPSLNTFTDVKFLGTNVSAGKPIDSQRCVQGFDNTAFIMGTSSTLFNQFLLRINSTNLHLPGFITKLATHFLKDISQDFNDVATYHPNPFKDANFIDANYTKSIVNSKSLYLVDGGEDDENIPLLPLIQRERDLDIVFAIDNSMDMKLAWPDGSSLVHTFERQFVRQGQGMAFPYVPGTDTFVNLGLNQKPTFFGCDAHNLTDLEYIPPLVIYLPNKQYSFPSNQSAFKLSYTEEQRRAMISNGFEIATRNNFTDDPDFLGCIGCAIIRRKQQSLNLTLPEGCNTCFTNYCWNGTLDTTPLPDNKKDIHNSFINVGVNRTDANAKSDPYVQLHHHDEYSEAVEQAQETDTVQASDLPHSYQKKDSHNNNNNNNMPGGPIINIKVIMALLCLITFMVGFI, from the coding sequence ATGATACTCATACCGCTTTACTGCTTCGTATATATCATAGTCTCGCTCTCACACACTGCATACGCTTGGGCTCCATCAAACAGCTATGCCCCATCATACATGGACTGTAAGCAAGCCCTGGGGTCCGCTTTCAACGAGGACTTCTCCCTCATAAGAGAGGCAGACTCCATCTCCCACAACGAGTCCCTCTGGCTACAGAAAAGAATGCAAAACACAAGAGAACCATTGCTTCAATTCCTAAATAGATCTCTAACATCCCTCAACACATCCTCTTCTTTCGACACCGCTGCATTACTATCGTCCCTAATGGGCTCCGATTCAGCATCACAACCAAAGATAGGGATCGCTGTCTCTGGTGGTGGTTATAGATCCATGCTCACAGGCGCTGGTATCCTCGCCGCAATGGATAATAGAACAAGAGGCGCTCAACATCATGGTCTGGGCGGTTTGTTACAATCAACTACATATTTAAGTGGTGCTTCGGGGGGTAACTGGTTGGTTGGTACCCTGGCTTATAATAACTGGACCTCTGTACAGTCCatcattgataattttaatgaatctGATTCCATTTGGGATTTATCTGAATCAATAGTCTCACCAGGTgggaaaaatattttcaaatcagcAAGAAGATGGGATCACATCTCGGATGCTCTACAGGATAAACAAAAGGCCGGGTTTGATACCTCGCTGGCCGACGTTTGGGGAAGAGCACTATCTTATAAATTCTTCCCATCTTTGTATAGAGGTGGGGTCGCATATACTTGGTCTTCTTTAAGGGATTCCCCCGTTTTCACAGAGGGTCAAATGCCCTTCCCCATTTCAGTGGCTGATGGAAGATACCCAGGTTCCAAAgtcttgaatttgaatgCTACTGTGTTTGAATTCAACCCTTTTGAAATGGGATCTTGGGATCCTTCATTGAACACTTTCACTGATGTCAAATTCTTGGGTACAAATGTATCTGCTGGGAAACCCATTGATTCACAAAGATGTGTCCAGGGATTTGATAATACTGCCTTCATTATGGGTACTTCATCTACacttttcaatcaatttttattaagaataaaTTCTACAAATTTACATTTACCAGGATTCATTACAAAATTGGCAACACATTTCTTAAAGGATATTTCACAAGATTTTAATGACGTCGCTACATATCATCCAAATCCATTTAAAGATGCAAATTTCATCGACGCAAACTATACAAAGAGTATCgttaattcaaaatcattataTCTAGTGGATGGaggtgaagatgatgaaaatatcCCATTATTACCCCTAATTCAACGTGAAAGAGATTTGGATATAGTATTCGCCATCGATAACTCAATGGATATGAAATTGGCATGGCCAGATGGGTCCTCCCTAGTACACACTTTTGAAAGACAATTTGTTAGACAGGGACAAGGAATGGCTTTCCCCTACGTTCCAGGTACTGACACTTTTGTCAATTTAGGATTAAATCAAAAACCAACATTTTTCGGTTGTGACGCTCATAATTTGACAGATTTGGAATACATCCCTCCCTTGGTCATCTATTTACcaaataaacaatattCATTCCCAAGTAATCAAAGTGCGTTCAAATTATCATACACagaagaacaaagaagaGCTATGATCTCCAATGGGTTCGAAATAGCAACAAGAAATAACTTCACAGATGATCCTGATTTCTTAGGATGTATCGGTTGTGCCATCATTAGAAGAAAGCAacaatctttgaatttaacCTTACCTGAAGGTTGTAACACTTGTTTCACCAATTATTGTTGGAATGGAACATTGGACACCACTCCATTACCCGATAACAAGAAGGATATCCataattctttcattaatgttGGGGTCAATAGAACGGATGCTAATGCCAAATCTGACCCCTACGTCCAATTGCATCATCATGATGAATATTCTGAAGCTGTCGAACAAGCTCAAGAAACTGATACTGTTCAAGCTTCTGACTTACCTCATTCGTACCAGAAGAAAGACTCTcataataacaacaacaataataacatgCCAGGTGGACcaataattaatattaaagtCATTATGGCTTTACTATGTCTAATTACATTCATGGTCGGGTTCATATAA
- the RCL1 gene encoding rRNA-processing endoribonuclease (ancestral locus Anc_6.39): protein MSSKPYITFQGSQNFRLRIILSTLSGKSIKIEKIRSTDLNPGLKDYEVSFLRLMESVTNGSVIEISYTGTTILYRPGIISGGAHTHNCPPSKPVGYFVEPMLYLAPFSKKKFSIIFKGITASHSDAGIEAIKWGLLPILEKFGCRECALHTLKRGSPPNGGGEVHLVVDSLIAQPITMHELERPTIATVRGVAYSTRVSPSMVNRMIDSAKKVLNKLSCPVEITADVWRGENSGKSPGWGITLVAQSKKGWCYFSEAIGDAGDVPEDIGQLVAYRLLEEISMSAAVGRNQLALAIVYMVIGKEDIGRLRITKDQIDENFIYLLRDIKKVFGTEVFLKPVDDLNSDDMIATIKGVGFTNTNKKIA from the coding sequence ATGTCATCCAAACCATACATCACATTTCAAGGCTCACAAAACTTTAGACTTCGAATTATACTATCCACACTTTCAGGAAAATCGAtcaagattgaaaaaattcGTTCCACAGACTTGAACCCAGGTCTAAAGGACTACGAAGTCTCATTCCTAAGACTAATGGAATCCGTCACAAATGGGTCCGTCATCGAAATATCATACACAGGTACCACCATCCTTTACAGACCGGGCATCATTTCTGGGGGCGCACATACTCACAACTGTCCACCTTCCAAACCAGTAGGATACTTTGTGGAACCAATGTTATACCTAGCACCTTTCTCCAAAAAGAAATTCtccatcatcttcaaaggTATCACGGCGTCACATTCAGACGCAGGTATCGAGGCTATAAAATGGGGGTTGTTGCCCATCTTGGAGAAATTCGGCTGTAGAGAATGTGCATTACATACTTTAAAGAGAGGTTCTCCACCTAATGGGGGTGGTGAAGTCCATTTGGTTGTGGATTCATTGATTGCACAACCTATCACCATGcatgaattggaaagacCCACCATTGCTACGGTGAGAGGTGTCGCCTATTCTACCAGAGTGAGTCCCTCTATGGTTAATAGAATGATCGACTCGGCAAAGAAAgtattgaataaattaagTTGTCCCGTGGAAATTACAGCTGACGTTTGGAGAGGAGAAAATTCAGGGAAAAGTCCTGGGTGGGGGATTACATTGGTGGCTCAATCAAAGAAGGGATGGTGCTACTTTAGTGAGGCCATTGGGGATGCTGGAGACGTTCCTGAAGATATTGGCCAATTGGTCGCATATCGCTTACTGGAAGAAATATCAATGAGTGCAGCAGTGGGGAGAAATCAATTGGCCCTAGCAATCGTATACATGGTCATTGGGAAAGAAGATATTGGTAGATTGAGAATAACAAAGGAccaaattgatgaaaattttatttatttattaagaGATATCAAGAAAGTATTCGGCACTGAAGTATTCCTAAAACCTGTTGATGACCTGAATAGTGATGATATGATAGCAACAATCAAAGGTGTTGGTTTTACGAAcacaaataaaaaaattgcatAG
- the MVP1 gene encoding Mvp1p (ancestral locus Anc_6.38) — translation MNTFGDDVDPWGSRAATNEWAEEATTTTQYPTNEQTTPATITTGLNAVSLSGDGDLFNSKTDILEQRVWGEAPPDPTPNTVVPIIEPNINQPQSGPTQGQSHEQSSELDQSELFGQWCDQIRKSYNPLGPDIITIEEIPEREGLLFKHTNYSVKHLIELPGQDSAKDNCVVRRYSDFLWLQETLLRRYPFRMVPELPPKKLGSQIADKIFLEKRRKGLLRFINLVMKHPVFQKDDLVLTFLTVPTELSNWRKQASFDTSDEFIDKRIAASFVKMWHKGISEQWNNAASSIERTMEIWSRICILVERHERKLKQMAHEQSIFGSLVNDLSNLTPNLYPIEQSDTVLDINNHFSIIKKHLNKTQDIAQDNATKTCNSLLPKFKLFTDILLSLRGLFERYKIMATNNIPQLQRHVVLNREKLEAMKGKPDANGVEYDRIKMSITRDKKSISEQLNRAWLVRKCILEEFTIFQETQFMLTRAFQDWSKLNASFVGINLNEWEKLEEQLEDMPLGQN, via the coding sequence ATGAATACATTTGGAGATGATGTTGACCCATGGGGGTCAAGAGCAGCGACCAACGAATGGGCTGAAGAAGCAACGACAACCACACAATACCCTACAAACGAACAAACAACGCCAGCAACCATAACAACAGGTTTGAATGCGGTATCATTATCCGGTGATGGtgatcttttcaattccaaaacAGATATTTTGGAGCAGAGAGTATGGGGGGAGGCACCACCTGATCCAACCCCAAATACAGTGGTTCCAATTATTGAACCTAATATCAATCAGCCACAATCAGGGCCAACCCAAGGTCAAAGTCACGAACAGTCTTCCGAATTGGATCAAAGTGAACTATTCGGTCAGTGGTGTGATCAAATAAGGAAAAGCTACAACCCTCTTGGTCCagatattattactattgaAGAGATCCCAGAAAGGGAGGGACTGTTATTCAAGCATACCAATTATTCTGTGAAACATTTAATTGAGTTGCCTGGGCAAGATTCTGCTAAGGATAATTGCGTGGTAAGAAGATATTCTGACTTCCTCTGGTTACAAGAAACCTTATTGAGAAGATATCCCTTTAGAATGGTCCCAGAACTGCCTCCAAAAAAACTTGGATCACAAATCGCAGATAAGATATTTCTGGAAAAGAGAAGGAAAGGTCTTTTGAGGTTTATAAATTTAGTTATGAAACATCCGGTGTTTCAGAAAGATGATTTAGTTCTTACTTTCTTGACAGTGCCAACAGAACTTTCGAATTGGAGAAAGCAGGCTAGTTTTGATACTTCAGATGAATTCATAGATAAAAGAATAGCCGCATCATTTGTAAAAATGTGGCATAAGGGGATTTCTGAACAATGGAACAATGCTGCATCATCCATTGAAAGAACCATGGAGATTTGGTCACGAATTTGTATCTTGGTAGAGAGACATGAAAGGAAGTTAAAGCAAATGGCTCATGAACaatcaatttttggaaGTTTGGTCAATGATTTAAGCAATTTGACTCCAAATTTATACCCAATTGAACAAAGTGATACTGTGTTAGACATTAATAATCATTTcagtattattaaaaaGCACCTGAATAAGACCCAAGATATTGCACAAGATAATGCAACCAAAACATGCAATTCCCTTCTGCCCAAGttcaaattatttacaGATATCTTACTTAGTTTGAGAGGTCTCTTTGAGAGATATAAGATAATGGCAACGAATAATATTCCCCAGTTGCAAAGGCATGTTGTGCTAAACAgagaaaaattggaagcTATGAAGGGGAAACCTGATGCTAATGGTGTAGAGTATGATAGAATCAAGATGTCAATTACGAGGGATAAGAAAAGTATTTCAGAACAACTTAATAGAGCTTGGCTAGTGAGAAAATGTATATTAGAAGAGTTTACCATTTTCCAAGAGACTCAATTTATGTTAACGAGAGCATTCCAAGATTGGAGTAAACTTAATGCATCCTTTGTTGGTATCAATCTTAATGAATGGGAAAAATTGGAGGAACAACTGGAAGATATGCCGCTCGGGCAAAATTAG